The stretch of DNA GATTCTGTCCACGGTGGCCATATTGCAATTTGTAGGTTTTTGCACCCGCCGCCAGGCCCATGATCTGTGTCCCAAGACAAATCCCAAACGAAGGTATTTTTCTCTTCATGCATTCTTTCATCACTTCCACCGTTTCTTTCATGATGCTGGGATCTCCGGGGCCGTTTGAGAAGAACACGCCGTCGAATTTTTCTCCGGTTTTATCTTCGTAGTCAAAAGGATTGGCGTTCCAAGGGAAGCGGGTGATTTTTATCCCTCGGTTTAGAAAGCTGCGCAAGGAATTGTTTTTAACCCCACAGTCGATCACCGCGATGTGTTTTTTACCCGTCCCATAAGTTTTGATTTCCGTTGGGCTCACTTTTGCCACTAGATTCACCGTGTTGGGGTCATAAAACTCTTTGTTGGGTTTGACGCTTTCGAGATGGATTTTCCCCGGCTGAGACCCTTTTTCGCGTAAAAGTTGAGTGAGCGCTCGTGTGTCTATACCGGTGATTCCCGGAACATTGTATTCACGCATCCAGTCCGAAAGACTCTTTGCAGCTTTCCAGTGAGAATAAATTTCACTGTAATCACTCACGATGAGGCCCTTGATGTGCATGCGATCGCTTTCAAAAAACTTGCTTATTCCTTCCTCATCCAGCTCTTCCGCGGGTACTCCATAATTGCCGACTAGAGGAAAAGTGATCACCAAGATTTGATCTTTAAATGAAGGGTCGGTGAGACTTTCCGGGTAGCCCACCATGCCCGTGGTGAAGACCACTTCTCCTTCACTTTCTTCAAGAGCGCCAAAAGCCTTTCCTGTGA from Candidatus Gracilibacteria bacterium encodes:
- the carA gene encoding glutamine-hydrolyzing carbamoyl-phosphate synthase small subunit; its protein translation is MEKLTLTLKDGTQFTGKAFGALEESEGEVVFTTGMVGYPESLTDPSFKDQILVITFPLVGNYGVPAEELDEEGISKFFESDRMHIKGLIVSDYSEIYSHWKAAKSLSDWMREYNVPGITGIDTRALTQLLREKGSQPGKIHLESVKPNKEFYDPNTVNLVAKVSPTEIKTYGTGKKHIAVIDCGVKNNSLRSFLNRGIKITRFPWNANPFDYEDKTGEKFDGVFFSNGPGDPSIMKETVEVMKECMKRKIPSFGICLGTQIMGLAAGAKTYKLQYGHRGQNQPCINTQTGRCSITSQNHGYAVDPKGLPKEWEVYFENANDGCVEGLRHKTLPFFSVQFHPEAAPGPTDTSYLFDEFVALL